In the genome of Physeter macrocephalus isolate SW-GA chromosome 20, ASM283717v5, whole genome shotgun sequence, one region contains:
- the CHST3 gene encoding carbohydrate sulfotransferase 3 has product MVLPFPMEKGLTLPQDCRHFLHSLRMRSKYALFLAFVVVVFVFIEKENKIISRVSDKLKQIPQSLVDANSTDPALVLAENASLLSLSELDSAFTKLQSRLRNLSLQLGVAPAEEAEEETAEWEPEQPQEPRPPAEAPPRRHLLLMATTRTGSSFVGEFFNQQGNIFYLFEPLWHIERTVSFEQGGANAAGSALVYRDVLKQLFLCDLYLLEHFIIPAPEDHLTQFVFRRGSSRSLCEDPVCTPLVKKVFEKYPCKNRRCGLLNMTLAAEACRSKEHMAIKAVRIRQLEFLQPLAEDPRLDLRVIQLVRDPRAVLASRMVAFADKYETWKKWVAKGQDQLREEEVQRLKGNCESIRLSAELGLRQPAWLRGRYMLVRYEDVALRPLQKAQEMYRFAGIPLTPQVEDWIQKNTQAAHDGIYSTQKNSSEQFEKWRFSMPFKLAQVVQAACGPAMRLFGYKPVQDAASLSNRSVSLLEERGTFWVT; this is encoded by the exons ATGGTCCTACCCTTCCCCATGGAGAAAGGACTCACTCTGCCCCAGGACTGCCGACACTTTCTGCACAGCCTGAGAATGAGGAGCAAATATGCCCTTTTCCTGGCttttgtggtggtggtttttgtcttcattgaaaaggaaaataaaatcatatcaag GGTCTCGGACAAACTGAAGCAGATCCCCCAATCCCTGGTAGATGCCAATAGCACCGACCCAGCCCTAGTCTTGGCCGAGAACGCATCCCTCCTGTCCCTGAGTGAGCTGGATTCGGCCTTCACGAAGCTGCAGAGCCGCCTGCGAAACCTCAGTCTGCAGCTGGGCGTGGCGCCGgcagaggaggctgaggaggagaCCGCAGAGTGGGAGCCGGAGCAGCCGCAAGAGCCCCGCCCACCCGCCGAGGCCCCGCCCCGGCGCCACTTGCTCCTCATGGCCACCACCCGCACGGGCTCCTCGTTTGTAGGCGAGTTCTTCAATCAGCAGGGCAACATCTTCTACCTCTTCGAGCCGCTGTGGCACATCGAGCGCACGGTGTCCTTCGAGCAGGGCGGCGCCAACGCCGCGGGCTCGGCCCTGGTATACCGCGACGTCCTCAAGCAGCTCTTCCTGTGCGACCTGTACCTCCTGGAGCATTTCATCATCCCGGCACCCGAGGACCACCTGACCCAGTTCGTGTTCCGCCGGGGCTCCAGCCGCTCCCTCTGCGAGGACCCCGTCTGCACGCCCCTCGTCAAGAAGGTCTTCGAGAAGTACCCCTGCAAGAACCGCCGCTGCGGCCTCCTCAACATGACGCTGGCCGCCGAGGCCTGCCGCAGCAAGGAGCACATGGCAATCAAGGCCGTCCGCATACGGCAGCTGGAGTTCCTGCAGCCGCTGGCCGAGGACCCCCGCCTGGACCTCCGCGTCATCCAGCTGGTGCGCGACCCCCGCGCTGTGCTAGCCTCCCGCATGGTGGCCTTCGCCGACAAGTACGAGACCTGGAAGAAGTGGGTGGCCAAGGGACAGGACcagctgagggaggaggaggtgcagCGGCTGAAGGGCAACTGTGAGAGCATCCGCCTGTCCGCTGAGCTGGGCCTGAGGCAGCCGGCCTGGCTGCGGGGCCGCTACATGCTGGTGCGCTACGAGGACGTGGCCCTCAGGCCGCTGCAGAAGGCCCAGGAGATGTACCGCTTTGCAGGCATTCCCCTGACCCCGCAGGTGGAGGACTGGATCCAGAAGAACACGCAGGCGGCGCACGACGGCATCTACTCCACGCAGAAGAACTCCTCGGAGCAGTTTGAGAAGTGGCGCTTCAGCATGCCTTTCAAGCTAGCGCAGGTGGTACAGGCTGCCTGCGGCCCCGCCATGCGCCTCTTCGGCTACAAGCCTGTGCAGGACGCCGCCTCACTCTCCAACCGCTCCGTCAGCCTGCTGGAGGAGCGCGGCACCTTCTGGGTCACGTAG